Proteins from a genomic interval of Rhipicephalus microplus isolate Deutch F79 chromosome 6, USDA_Rmic, whole genome shotgun sequence:
- the Seipin gene encoding lipid droplet biogenesis associated protein seipin isoform X1: MILSLLRLPLTVLNSARQLVSQTFFVAVLFSVITWTSILLYGVFYWNYIPKSSHVFPVHLHFESRACPAGFCDFLMANVTIVRPGQDDYLARGQRYKIYLDLEMPESEANQRIGMFTVVLDMISEDGEVLKSTHRSGVLRYKSMLVKLFSTLAYIPMLLFGSAEEKQTVSLQLFEKYVEDYSKPATQAGLVIRNSHIEVYTATLKIYADFTGLRYLLYNWPLLSAVVGISTNFFFVSLVALLSWNHLTPAKPKPRRRSSDARKKGAEKAKVDENVDETEADSSSDASCGQPDIVKETGDAKIRKRRELDEKTGKTLRQLFGATSHESSTSLSSMGGGQEASSSTRQRTST; this comes from the exons ATGATCCTCTCGCTGCTCAGGCTGCCGCTGACCGTGCTCAACAGCGCCAGGCAGCTGGTATCGCAGACTTTCTTCGTGGCCGTGCTGTTCTCGGTGATAACGTGGACTTCGATACTGCTGTACGGTGTCTTCTACTGGAACTACATTCCCAAGTCATCGCACGTCTTTCCGGTGCACCTGCACTTCGA GTCCAGAGCATGTCCCGCTGGCTTTTGCGACTTCCTGATGGCCAACGTGACCATCGTGAGGCCGGGACAAGACGAC TACCTGGCCAGAGGACAGCGCTACAAGATCTACCTGGATCTTGAGATGCCGGAGTCCGAGGCAAACCAGAGGATCG GTATGTTCACAGTTGTACTCGACATGATCAGTGAAGACGGGGAAGTGCTGAAGTCTACGCACAGATCG GGTGTTCTTCGTTACAAGTCTATGCTCGTCAAACTCTTCTCCACGTTGGCTTACATTCCGATGCTCCTCTTTGGCTCGGCAGAGGAGAAGCAGACGGTGTCTCTCCAGCTGTTTGAGAAGTATGTGGAAGACTAT TCAAAGCCGGCCACGCAAGCAGGCCTGGTCATCAGAAATAGCCACATCGAGGTCTACACTGCAACACTAAAAATATACGCAGATTTCACTGGATTAAG GTACCTCCTCTACAACTGGCCGCTCTTGTCGGCCGTCGTGGGCATATcgaccaactttttttttgtgagccTGGTGGCACTGCTCTCTTGGAACCACCTCACTCCGGCCAAGCCAAAGCCGCGCCGCCGCTCCTCGGACGCCAGGAAGAAGGGCGCCGAGAAAGCCAAAGTGGACGAAAACGTCGACGAGACCGAAG CTGACTCGTCTAGCGACGCCAGCTGCGGCCAGCCTGACATTGTCAAGGAAACAGGCGACGCCAAGATCAGGAAGAGGAGAG AGCTGGACGAGAAGACGGGGAAGACTCTGAGGCAACTCTTTGGGGCAACGTCGCACGAAAGCAGCACTAGTCTCTCTTCAATGGGTGGCGGCCAAGAGGCAAGCAGCAGCACCAGGCAGCGGACATCGACATGA
- the Seipin gene encoding lipid droplet biogenesis associated protein seipin isoform X3, with protein sequence MILSLLRLPLTVLNSARQLVSQTFFVAVLFSVITWTSILLYGVFYWNYIPKSSHVFPVHLHFESRACPAGFCDFLMANVTIVRPGQDDYLARGQRYKIYLDLEMPESEANQRIGMFTVVLDMISEDGEVLKSTHRSGVLRYKSMLVKLFSTLAYIPMLLFGSAEEKQTVSLQLFEKYVEDYSKPATQAGLVIRNSHIEVYTATLKIYADFTGLRYLLYNWPLLSAVVGISTNFFFVSLVALLSWNHLTPAKPKPRRRSSDARKKGAEKAKVDENVDETEADSSSDASCGQPDIVKETGDAKIRKRRAELDEKTGKTLRQLFGATSHESSTSLSSMGGGQEASSSTRQRTST encoded by the exons ATGATCCTCTCGCTGCTCAGGCTGCCGCTGACCGTGCTCAACAGCGCCAGGCAGCTGGTATCGCAGACTTTCTTCGTGGCCGTGCTGTTCTCGGTGATAACGTGGACTTCGATACTGCTGTACGGTGTCTTCTACTGGAACTACATTCCCAAGTCATCGCACGTCTTTCCGGTGCACCTGCACTTCGA GTCCAGAGCATGTCCCGCTGGCTTTTGCGACTTCCTGATGGCCAACGTGACCATCGTGAGGCCGGGACAAGACGAC TACCTGGCCAGAGGACAGCGCTACAAGATCTACCTGGATCTTGAGATGCCGGAGTCCGAGGCAAACCAGAGGATCG GTATGTTCACAGTTGTACTCGACATGATCAGTGAAGACGGGGAAGTGCTGAAGTCTACGCACAGATCG GGTGTTCTTCGTTACAAGTCTATGCTCGTCAAACTCTTCTCCACGTTGGCTTACATTCCGATGCTCCTCTTTGGCTCGGCAGAGGAGAAGCAGACGGTGTCTCTCCAGCTGTTTGAGAAGTATGTGGAAGACTAT TCAAAGCCGGCCACGCAAGCAGGCCTGGTCATCAGAAATAGCCACATCGAGGTCTACACTGCAACACTAAAAATATACGCAGATTTCACTGGATTAAG GTACCTCCTCTACAACTGGCCGCTCTTGTCGGCCGTCGTGGGCATATcgaccaactttttttttgtgagccTGGTGGCACTGCTCTCTTGGAACCACCTCACTCCGGCCAAGCCAAAGCCGCGCCGCCGCTCCTCGGACGCCAGGAAGAAGGGCGCCGAGAAAGCCAAAGTGGACGAAAACGTCGACGAGACCGAAG CTGACTCGTCTAGCGACGCCAGCTGCGGCCAGCCTGACATTGTCAAGGAAACAGGCGACGCCAAGATCAGGAAGAGGAGAG CAGAGCTGGACGAGAAGACGGGGAAGACTCTGAGGCAACTCTTTGGGGCAACGTCGCACGAAAGCAGCACTAGTCTCTCTTCAATGGGTGGCGGCCAAGAGGCAAGCAGCAGCACCAGGCAGCGGACATCGACATGA
- the Seipin gene encoding lipid droplet biogenesis associated protein seipin isoform X2 produces MILSLLRLPLTVLNSARQLVSQTFFVAVLFSVITWTSILLYGVFYWNYIPKSSHVFPVHLHFESRACPAGFCDFLMANVTIVRPGQDDYLARGQRYKIYLDLEMPESEANQRIGMFTVVLDMISEDGEVLKSTHRSGVLRYKSMLVKLFSTLAYIPMLLFGSAEEKQTVSLQLFEKYVEDYSKPATQAGLVIRNSHIEVYTATLKIYADFTGLRYLLYNWPLLSAVVGISTNFFFVSLVALLSWNHLTPAKPKPRRRSSDARKKGAEKAKVDENVDETEADSSSDASCGQPDIVKETGDAKIRKRRGSS; encoded by the exons ATGATCCTCTCGCTGCTCAGGCTGCCGCTGACCGTGCTCAACAGCGCCAGGCAGCTGGTATCGCAGACTTTCTTCGTGGCCGTGCTGTTCTCGGTGATAACGTGGACTTCGATACTGCTGTACGGTGTCTTCTACTGGAACTACATTCCCAAGTCATCGCACGTCTTTCCGGTGCACCTGCACTTCGA GTCCAGAGCATGTCCCGCTGGCTTTTGCGACTTCCTGATGGCCAACGTGACCATCGTGAGGCCGGGACAAGACGAC TACCTGGCCAGAGGACAGCGCTACAAGATCTACCTGGATCTTGAGATGCCGGAGTCCGAGGCAAACCAGAGGATCG GTATGTTCACAGTTGTACTCGACATGATCAGTGAAGACGGGGAAGTGCTGAAGTCTACGCACAGATCG GGTGTTCTTCGTTACAAGTCTATGCTCGTCAAACTCTTCTCCACGTTGGCTTACATTCCGATGCTCCTCTTTGGCTCGGCAGAGGAGAAGCAGACGGTGTCTCTCCAGCTGTTTGAGAAGTATGTGGAAGACTAT TCAAAGCCGGCCACGCAAGCAGGCCTGGTCATCAGAAATAGCCACATCGAGGTCTACACTGCAACACTAAAAATATACGCAGATTTCACTGGATTAAG GTACCTCCTCTACAACTGGCCGCTCTTGTCGGCCGTCGTGGGCATATcgaccaactttttttttgtgagccTGGTGGCACTGCTCTCTTGGAACCACCTCACTCCGGCCAAGCCAAAGCCGCGCCGCCGCTCCTCGGACGCCAGGAAGAAGGGCGCCGAGAAAGCCAAAGTGGACGAAAACGTCGACGAGACCGAAG CTGACTCGTCTAGCGACGCCAGCTGCGGCCAGCCTGACATTGTCAAGGAAACAGGCGACGCCAAGATCAGGAAGAGGAGAG GTTCCTCTTAG